A single Argentina anserina chromosome 7, drPotAnse1.1, whole genome shotgun sequence DNA region contains:
- the LOC126801513 gene encoding copper transport protein ATX1-like, which translates to MASQTTVLKVGMSCQGCVGAVKRVLGKLEGVESYDIDFDAQKVTVKGNVPAETVLQTVTKTGKKTAYWEADAPAEPEAKPAEPAEAVAAA; encoded by the exons ATGGCCTCTCAG ACTACAGTCCTCAAGGTTGGTATGTCATGCCAAGGTTGTGTCGGAGCTGTGAAAAGGGTTCTTGGAAAACTGGAAG GTGTAGAATCATATGACATAGATTTCGATGCACAAAAGGTGACAGTGAAGGGCAATGTGCCAGCTGAGACGGTTCTGCAAACTGTAACCAAAACTGGCAAGAAGACTGCCTACTGGGAGGCAGACGCACCAGCAGAACCCGAAGCAAAGCCAGCAGAGCCTGCAGAAGCTGTGGCTGCTGCATAG